ATGCCCGAATATGGCAGGAATGTCCAGAAGATGATTGAGTTTGCCATCAGTGTGGAAGACCGTGATAAGAGAACTGCCGTAGCGCGTGCCATTGTAAACATTATGGCTTCGATGAACCCGAAGATAAAAGAGACAGCCGACTATAAGCAAAAGTTATGGGACCAGCTCATTATCATTTCCAGGTTTCGTCTGGATATTGATTCCCCGTTTCCTTACCCCGATCGTGAAGTCCTGGAATCAAAACCAAGGAAAGTATCATACAAGAAGGATCCCATGCGTTTCCGTCATTACGGAAGGAGCATAGAGCGCATTATTGCCAAGGCGATCACCTACGAAGAAGGGCCGGAGAAAGAGGCTCTGATCCAGACCATTGCCAATCACCTGAAGAAGTCGTATCTGAACTGGAATCGCGACTCGGTAAACGACGAGTTGATCTATAAACACTTTGAAGAGCTGTCGGGTGGCAAGTTAAAGTTAGGCGAGGATTTCAAGCTTAATGAGACGAGTGACATCCTGGCAAGGCAAAAGCGCAAGAAATTTATAAACAAGCGTGATAACGGCGGTGGCAACAGCAACAACAAAATGAGAATGCGTCGTCATAAGAATCAATAGTATTTTTCATGAGTTCATTTGAGATCATCGGCGGCAGAAAGCTTCAGGGGGAGATCATACCCCAGGGGGCCAAGAACGAGGCACTTCAGGTGATCAGCGCGGTTTTGCTCACCCGTGATAAGGTGACCATCAGCAATATTCCTGCCATCAGGGATGTGATCAAGCTTATCGGCATCATCCGTGATCTGGGTGTTGAGGTATCCCAGGAAGGGGAGGGGACATGGACCTTCCGTGCGGCAGATGTCAATCTCGATTACATGCGTTCCCAGGAATTTAAGTCGCAGGGAGAAAGCCTGCGGGGGTCGATTATGATACTCGGTCCTTTGCTTGCGCGCTTTGGCAAATCGTTCATGCCGCATCCGGGGGGCGACAAGATTGGAAGGCGCAGGCTGGATACGCATTTTACCGGTCTCCAGCGCCTGGGAGCCCGCTTTCATTATGATGACAAGGAAAAGATGTATTGTGTGGACTCATCCGATCTGAAGGGATGTGACATGCTGCTTGATGAAGCATCCGTGACGGGTACGGCGAATATTGTTATGGCGGCTGTTCTTGCCAAAGGGAAAACCACCATTTTCAACGCGGCGTGTGAGCCATATATTTATCAGCTTTGCTCCATGTTGAACCGCATGGGAGCCCGGATATCCGGGGTGGGTTCCAACCTGCTTACCATTGAGGGTGTTGAGGAGCTTAACGGCACGGAGCACCGTTTACTGGCCGACATGATAGAGGTGGGAAGTTTTATCGGACTGGCTGCCATGACACAGTCGGAGATAACCATCAAGAACGTCAATTATGAAAGACTGGGTATGATCCCCGATGTTTTCAGGAAGCTGGGGATCAGTATTGTAAAGCGAGATGACGATATCATTGTTCCTGCACAGAAATCCTATGAAATAGAAACCTTCATGGATGGTTCGATACTCACCGTGAGGGATGCGCCCTGGCCGGGGTTCACTCCCGACCTTATCAGTATCGTCCTTGTAACTGCCACCCAGGCAAAAGGCAGTGTATTGATCCATCAGTGGATGTTTGAAAGCAGACTTTTCTTTGTCGATAAGCTCATCGACATGGGAGCCCAGATCATCCTTTGCGACCCGCACCGGGCCACCGTGATAGGGCTTAACCGGCAGTATCCCCTCAAAGGTATAGAGATGACATCTCCCGACATACGCGCCGGCGTTGCCCTCCTCATTGCTGCCCTCAGCGCGGAAGGACGCAGCGTAATCCATAACATCGAACAGATCGATCGCGGCTACCAGCATATCGATAACCGGCTTGCTAAACTGGGCGCAGAAATCAAACGAGTGTGAAATCGTCGATCGCATTCTCCGATCTCCGATCTGATATCTTCTCCTGCCAATTTGTCCTCCTCCCTCCATTGGCAAATTATTTGTTATTTAGCGGTGAATTTAATTTAAATGTTAACAGAGATGATTGAAGACGTTGACAAAACCCTAAGGGAAGAGCCTGAGGATATAAATGAAGGTGGTCAGCCGGAACAGGAAAGCATGGAAGGGACTGACAAAAAAACACTGCGCAGGAAGAAACAGGCCATCCTGGAAAAGGAGAACAAAGAATTGAAAGAAAAAGTTGATGAGCTGAATGACAAATACCTTCGTTTATTTTCGGAGTTTGACAATTTCCGGAAAAGGACATTGAAGGAAAAGATTGAGATGAGCAAGACCGCCTCGGAAGAGGTAATTACTGCCTTACTCCCTGTTCTTGATGATTTTGAGCGTGCGATCCGGAGCATGGAGAATTCGTCGGAGGATAGCAATCTTAAGGAAGGGGTTTTGCTGATTTTCAATAAATTCCTGACTATACTGAATCAGAAGGGCCTGGAGCAGATGAGAACCGTTGGGGAGGTTTTTGACACGGATTATCACGAAGCCATCACGAACATACCGGCGCCGTCGCCTGAGCAAAAAGGAAGAGTGATCGACGAGGTTGAGAAGGGGTATCTTCTCAACGGCAAGGTGATCCGGTACGCCAGGGTTGTTGTGGGCAATTAGGCGGCCGGGCTAACTAAAAAACTATCGCATTAACATGTCGCAAAAGAGAGATTACTACGAAATTCTGGAGGTTTCGCGCAATGCCACGGAGCAGGAGATCAAGAAGGCATACCGTCAGAAAGCTCTGAAATTCCATCCTGATAAGAATCCTGACAATCCCGATGCTGAGTCGCATTTCAAGGAGGCGGCCGAGGCGTATGAGGTATTAAGCAATCCTGACAAGAGGAAGCGTTACGACCAGTTTGGTCACGACGGATTACGGGGTATGAACGGCTTCGGTGGTGGTGGCGGGATGTCGATGGATGACATCTTCAGCCATTTCGGGGATGTTTTCGAGAGCTTTGGATTTGGTGGTTTTGGCGGTGGAGGCAGGACACGGAGCAGGAGGGTGAACCGTGGCACCAATCTGCGCATCAAAGTGAAACTGGAGATGCATGAGATTGCCACCGGGATAGAGAAAAAGATCAAGGTCAATAAGTATGTCTCCTGTGAAGCCTGTAACGGTACAGGAGCTCACAAGGGAGGATCGTTTCATACCTGTCAGACATGCCGGGGAACGGGACAGGTTACTCAGGTAACCAACACTTTTCTTGGGCAGATGCGTACAACCACCACCTGTCCATCCTGCGGAGGCGAAGGCCAGATCATTATCGAAAAATGTCATAGCTGCCACGGCGATGGGATAGTCAGTGGAGAGGAGATTATTTCTGTCCGCATACCTGGTGGAGTTAGCGACGGCATGCAGTTGTCGATGTCGGGAAAAGGCAACGCGGCTGCCAGGGGAGGAGTGCCGGGAGACCTTATCATCCTGATCGAAGAAATACCGCATCCGGAGTTGATCCGTGACGGTCGGAATCTTATTTACGACAAATACATTTCCTTTACCAATGCTGCTCTTGGAGCCAATGTTGATGTACCCACACTGGAAGGCAAGGCAAGGATCAAGATCGCTCCGGGAACGCAGGCAGGCAAGGTTCTGAGGTTAAAAGGAAAAGGGCTTCCCGATGTGAACGGCTCACCCAGGGGCGACATACTGGTTAATGTCAATGTCTGGACGCCACAAAACCTTAGTAAGGAAGAAAAGACCATCCTGGAAAAACTGTCGGAATCGGAAAATTTCCAACCCAAGCCTACCGGAGCGGACAAAGGATTCTTTGAGCGTATGCGGGAATATTTTCAATAAAACCAAGAACCTTTCCTGATGCAACTGTTAACAGCGAGAAACATAACCAAACAATATGCCGGACACAAAGCCCTTGATGAGGTGAGCATTGAGGTGCCTGAAAGGAGTATTTTCGGATTACTCGGTCCAAACGGTGCAGGAAAGACAAGTCTCATCAGGATCATCAATATGATCATGGCACCGGATTCGGGTGAGTTGTTTTTTGCAGGCGAAAAGCTCAGAGCTGAGCATGTGGGGCGCATCGGTTACCTTCCGGAAGAGCGTGGCTTGTACCGGAAGATGAAGGTTGGCGAGCAGGCCATGTATCTTGCCCGCTTGAAGGGCCTTTCTCATCATGATGCTCAAACAAGGCTAAAGAACTGGTTTGGCAAATTTGACATCCTCAACTGGTGGAACCGTAAGGTGGAAGAGCTCTCCAAGGGCATGCAGCAAAAGGTGCAGTTCATCGTAACGGTCGTGCATGAGCCCTCTCTATTGATCTTTGATGAGCCTTTCAGCGGATTTGACCCCATCAATGTAAACCTTCTTAAAGACGAGATACTCCGTTTGCGCGATAATGGCGCAACCATCTTATTTTCAACCCATAATATGGCATCTGTTGAAGAACTTTGCGACCATATCGCTCTCATCAACCGCTCCAGAAAGGTTCTCGACGGCAGTGTGAAAGAGATTCGCAATGCTAATAGAGCTAATGTTTTTGAAATATCATTCAATAACTTTGACGGAGAGCTTCCTGCATTGCTAAACAGCGATTTCAGCGTTATCAGCGAAGGATTTGAAGAGGGATTGCGGACGGCCAGGATAAAGATTGGGCGTGACCGCAGTGCAAATGACCTGTTAAACCTGCTGATCGGACAAGTAAGCATACATTCATTGCAGGAAATCCTTCCTACGATGAACGACATTTTTATCAAAAAGGTAAAGGAGCAGGAAATCCATGAATAAGATATTATTGGTCATCCGCAGGGAGTTTCTTACCCGTGTCAGGAAGAGGTCGTTCATCATCATGACCTTTCTGGGGCCAATACTTATGGCATCCGTGATCATTCTGCCCATCATCATCTCCCAGGTTTCCGACCAGCAGGTAAAAACCGTACTGGTACTGGATGAAAGCGGGGTTTTTTACGGTAAGTTCCAGGATGAGGATAATATGCGTTTCCAGTATGTTGTCACAGACCTTGAAACTGCGAAAAACAATCTCATCGGAAGTGATGATGATGCTTTGCTATACATTCCCCGCACCGAACTAAATCTTCCGACATCCGCTGTCGTATACGGCAGCCGTCAGTTACCGGTGAGCATTCAGACGTACATACGC
The window above is part of the Bacteroidota bacterium genome. Proteins encoded here:
- a CDS encoding nucleotide exchange factor GrpE, with protein sequence MIEDVDKTLREEPEDINEGGQPEQESMEGTDKKTLRRKKQAILEKENKELKEKVDELNDKYLRLFSEFDNFRKRTLKEKIEMSKTASEEVITALLPVLDDFERAIRSMENSSEDSNLKEGVLLIFNKFLTILNQKGLEQMRTVGEVFDTDYHEAITNIPAPSPEQKGRVIDEVEKGYLLNGKVIRYARVVVGN
- a CDS encoding DUF4290 domain-containing protein — protein: MEYNSTREKLVMPEYGRNVQKMIEFAISVEDRDKRTAVARAIVNIMASMNPKIKETADYKQKLWDQLIIISRFRLDIDSPFPYPDREVLESKPRKVSYKKDPMRFRHYGRSIERIIAKAITYEEGPEKEALIQTIANHLKKSYLNWNRDSVNDELIYKHFEELSGGKLKLGEDFKLNETSDILARQKRKKFINKRDNGGGNSNNKMRMRRHKNQ
- the murA gene encoding UDP-N-acetylglucosamine 1-carboxyvinyltransferase, with protein sequence MSSFEIIGGRKLQGEIIPQGAKNEALQVISAVLLTRDKVTISNIPAIRDVIKLIGIIRDLGVEVSQEGEGTWTFRAADVNLDYMRSQEFKSQGESLRGSIMILGPLLARFGKSFMPHPGGDKIGRRRLDTHFTGLQRLGARFHYDDKEKMYCVDSSDLKGCDMLLDEASVTGTANIVMAAVLAKGKTTIFNAACEPYIYQLCSMLNRMGARISGVGSNLLTIEGVEELNGTEHRLLADMIEVGSFIGLAAMTQSEITIKNVNYERLGMIPDVFRKLGISIVKRDDDIIVPAQKSYEIETFMDGSILTVRDAPWPGFTPDLISIVLVTATQAKGSVLIHQWMFESRLFFVDKLIDMGAQIILCDPHRATVIGLNRQYPLKGIEMTSPDIRAGVALLIAALSAEGRSVIHNIEQIDRGYQHIDNRLAKLGAEIKRV
- the dnaJ gene encoding molecular chaperone DnaJ, which translates into the protein MSQKRDYYEILEVSRNATEQEIKKAYRQKALKFHPDKNPDNPDAESHFKEAAEAYEVLSNPDKRKRYDQFGHDGLRGMNGFGGGGGMSMDDIFSHFGDVFESFGFGGFGGGGRTRSRRVNRGTNLRIKVKLEMHEIATGIEKKIKVNKYVSCEACNGTGAHKGGSFHTCQTCRGTGQVTQVTNTFLGQMRTTTTCPSCGGEGQIIIEKCHSCHGDGIVSGEEIISVRIPGGVSDGMQLSMSGKGNAAARGGVPGDLIILIEEIPHPELIRDGRNLIYDKYISFTNAALGANVDVPTLEGKARIKIAPGTQAGKVLRLKGKGLPDVNGSPRGDILVNVNVWTPQNLSKEEKTILEKLSESENFQPKPTGADKGFFERMREYFQ
- a CDS encoding ATP-binding cassette domain-containing protein; this translates as MQLLTARNITKQYAGHKALDEVSIEVPERSIFGLLGPNGAGKTSLIRIINMIMAPDSGELFFAGEKLRAEHVGRIGYLPEERGLYRKMKVGEQAMYLARLKGLSHHDAQTRLKNWFGKFDILNWWNRKVEELSKGMQQKVQFIVTVVHEPSLLIFDEPFSGFDPINVNLLKDEILRLRDNGATILFSTHNMASVEELCDHIALINRSRKVLDGSVKEIRNANRANVFEISFNNFDGELPALLNSDFSVISEGFEEGLRTARIKIGRDRSANDLLNLLIGQVSIHSLQEILPTMNDIFIKKVKEQEIHE